In Palaemon carinicauda isolate YSFRI2023 chromosome 41, ASM3689809v2, whole genome shotgun sequence, the following are encoded in one genomic region:
- the LOC137632232 gene encoding uncharacterized protein has protein sequence MSRALCAALSADALAPSDSSTIAADGDSSVPGHPSRGKQSPSSVSPASVYPPWGSSLVETPQRRTAASKGPLADPQAPRGHQNSRRVRPPPTHTPCVCVDFCRTFVPALGFRTCPGLECWPCGTFRSALDTDPHTLCPACRGQRCDRGNKCSKCCEWSASQRERFGRRQEKLKRDVSPKVSSKGENPKAVSSASRSSPGAPARSAFSERLSCIDVVVLNSSSSALSADTPASSDSSAITANCASPVPVHPSTGKQSLLVRPPLCLGGVPSKLVKRLLFGSSACSTQPSPAEESSHPSSSDSRPSPSPGPSLDDAAASPQTSALDSSVDRARFPSVDVCPSKRLVSVSDLPTCRSFASHRPSDLPSPFLTPVLRLPARCETMCHSPSRDPTTRLPRAPSPTRPVQSSPPCQHACAPAKPSAARQRSLTACQHSPARQCSPAHQCSVVTSALQHDTAHQYISALLRTRALQLASAVLRVGVLLRVSSFLRVSALLHASSLQLASGRPSTRDRPRACTSAIARAPAIAHVPVPAPAHAMAHAPEIAHASALSSALLCESALLRASPSRLVSAPLR, from the exons ATGTCAAGGGCGTTATGTGCTGCACTTTCTGCCGACGCTCTTGCTCCTTCGGACTCTTCCACCATTGCTGCAGACGGCGATTCCTCTGTTCCTGGACATCCTTCAAGGGGGAAGCAAAGTCCTTCGtccgtctctcctgcgagtgtttatCCTCCTTGGGGGAGCTCACTCGTAGAGACTCCTCAACGGAGGACTGCTGCTTCCAAAGGTCCACTTGCTGATCCACAGGCCCCCAGAGGACATCAAAATTCCCGCAGGGTTCGCCCACCTCCCACTCACACTCCT tgtgtttgtgttgacttctgccgaACATTCGTACCTGCCCTGGGCTTTCGTACCTGCCCTGGGCTTGAATGCTGGCCCTGTGGTACCTTCAGGTCTGCTTtagacaccgatccccacaccctttgtcctgcctgcagaggGCAACGGTGTGATAGGGGTAATAAGTGTAGCAAGTGTTgcgagtggtctgcctcccaaagGGAAAGGTTTGGGCGCCGGCAGGAGAAGTTAAAGCGGGATGTATCTCCTAAGGTTTCTTCGAAAGGGGAAAATCCCAAGGCTGTGTCTTCTGCTTCGCGATCTTCCCCCGGAGCTCCTGCTCGATCGGCCTTTTCAGAGAGACTGTCTTGCATCGATGTAGTGGTGTTAAATTCATCATCTTCTGCCCTTTCTGCAGACACTCCTGCGTCTTCAGACTCTTCCGCCATTACTGCTAACTGTGCTTCCCCCGTTCCTGTACATCCATCAACGGGGAAGCAAAGTCTTTT GGTTCGCCCGCCTCTTTGCCTTGGAGGTGTCCCTTCAAAATTAGTGAAAAGGctcctcttcggctcttcagcttGTTCTACACAGCCTTCCCCCGCAGAGGAGTCTTCTCATCCGTCGTCTTCTGACTCTCGACCTTCGCCATCTCCTGGACCTTCTCTTGATGACGCTGCCGCTAGTCCTCAGACTTCGgccttggactcttctgtggatcgtgcGCGATTCCCTtcggtggatgtttgcccttccaaaagACTCGTCTCTGTTTCTGATCTACCAACGTGCCGATCTTTTGCATCTCACCGACCTTCTGACCTTCCATCTCCATTCCTGACTCCTGTTCTACGCCTGCCTGCTCGCTGTGAGACCATGTGTCATTCGCCCTCGCGTGATCCAACAACGCGCCTTCCTCGTGCGCCCTCGCCAACGCGTCCTGTGCAGAGTTCTCCTCCTTGTCAGCATGCTTGTGCTCCTGCAAAGCCTTCagcagcgcgccagcgctcactaaCAGCTTGTCAGCACTCTCCAGCGCGTCAATGCTCTCCAGCGCATCAATGCTCTGTA GTAACCAGCGCTCTCCAGCACGACACCGCTCACCAGtacatcagcgctctcctgcgtaccagggctctccagcttgccagcgctgTCCTGCGCGTCggcgttctcctgcgcgtcagctcTTTCCTGCGTGTcagtgctctcctgcacgccagctctCTCCAGCTCGCTAGCGGTCGCCCTAGCACCCGCGATCGCCCACGCGCCTGCACGTCCGCGATCGCTCGCGCGCCTGCGATCGCCCACGTGCCCGTGCCCGCGCCCGCCCACGCGATGGCCCACGCACCCGAGATCGCCCACGCGTCCGCGCTCTCCAGTGCTCTTCTATGCGaaagtgctctcctgcgcgcaagccCTTCCCGGCTCGTCAGCGCTCCCCTGCGTTAG